The following are from one region of the Lytechinus variegatus isolate NC3 chromosome 4, Lvar_3.0, whole genome shotgun sequence genome:
- the LOC121412696 gene encoding mucin-21-like, whose protein sequence is MSSSEFSEGYRRSSNPRRVLREAWSPTQDQQPYNYNNNYDYQQRPPREAPRYSPRHHTRVHPINDGSQYGAISQGGGGAGAGAGGGAATGGGGSTVCLVASIAVLSTLLIVGATLVVVYFTTDIQFGSSSSETTTAATITTSPATEAISTNALTTIAAATTGQPANSPETTTTQASTNLGSANAPTTAMTAGVATTSPDSSAASSASSDAHTSAAVATTQSDGTASTLTSAYPPSTAGDATTQPDNSVATLGSTDSPATAGVASTASGSDASTLTSTNSPITAAVVTTQPESSTATLTTKSTTSTAVGVSSTQSSNTDTTQGSTVPSSSSLKTSNTRTTITESTVQSSTSATTATPASTPIATTSSSTAQSVSSSTNPSNKATTVDMGTTQEIQSTADTATTTTNSHVSTTNEDVTTEEEVTTQEEDELTYSMTTVDSSILTTDDSSDQTGSTAGAYTENTEVTTEELTATPTDATTADT, encoded by the exons ATGTCATCAAG CGAGTTCTCCGAGGGCTATCGGCGATCCTCCAATCCACGGCGGGTTCTCCGGGAGGCATGGAGCCCAACGCAGGACCAACAGCCGTACAACTACAACAATAACTACGACTACCAACAACGTCCCCCACGGGAGGCGCCCCGATACTCACCCCGACATCACACGAGGGTCCATCCCATCAATGACGGGAGCCAATATGGAGCCATTAGTCAAGGGGGTGGAGGAGCAGGAGCAGGGGCAGGAGGTGGAGCAGCAACCGGGGGAGGAGGGAGTACCGTGTGTTTGGTTGCTTCCATAGCTGTTCTTTCGACCCTGCTCATAGTGGGAGCAACATTGGTCGTTGTTTATTTTACAACag ACATTCAATTTGGCAGTTCGTCATCGGAGACCACAACCGCGGCAACGATAACAACATCACCTGCAACAGAAGCTATATCAACAAATGCTCTTACAACTATTGCTGCTGCCACTACCGGCCAACCTGCAAACTCACCAGAAACCACGACTACACAGGCCTCCACAAATCTAGGGTCGGCAAATGCACCTACCACGGCCATGACGGCAGGAGTTGCCACGACAAGCCCAGACAGCTCTGCAGCAAGCTCGGCATCAAGTGATGCACACACCTCGGCTGCAGTTGCTACAACGCAATCAGACGGCACTGCATCAACTTTGACGTCAGCATATCCACCTTCCACAGCAGGAGATGCTACCACACAACCAGACAACAGTGTAGCAACGTTAGGGTCAACTGATTCACCTGCCACAGCAGGAGTTGCTTCCACAGCATCTGGTAGCGATGCATCAACGTTAACTTCAACTAATTCACCTATTACAGCAGCAGTTGTCACAACGCAGCCAGAAAGCTCTACAGCCACTTTAACCACTAAGTCTACAACCTCAACAGCGGTTGGTGTATCGAGCACACAATCTTCAAACACTGACACAACACAAGGTAGTACAGTTCCTAGCAGTTCAAGCCTTAAAACCTCAAATACACGTACAACAATCACGGAGTCTACAGTACAGTCTTCCACATCTGCAACAACTGCTACCCCGGCCTCAACACCAATAGCAACCACATCTTCCAGTACCGCACAATCTGTCAGCTCCTCAACCAATCCATCCAACAAGGCTACAACAGTTGACATGGGTACAACACAAGAAATACAGTCAACGGCTGACACAGCCACAACAACAACCAATTCCCATGTCTCGACAACAAACGAAGATGTCACAACAGAGGAAGAGGTCACAACACAGGAAGAGGATGAGCTTACGTATTCCATGACGACTGTTGACTCCTCGATCTTGACCACCGATGACTCGTCGGACCAGACCGGGTCTACAGCAGGTGCTTACACCGAAAATACAGAGGTTACAACTGAAGAGTTGACTGCAACTCCCACAGATGCAACAACCGCCGACActtga
- the LOC121413000 gene encoding dehydrogenase/reductase SDR family member 4-like: MQVYRSSDKILTIQANFEVESDVKKTADQTIQKFNQLDILVNNAGTAFFEAGLEETLSLEIFDTTFAVNVRAPLQLTHLLTPYLIASKGTVVNNSSVYGIRTPPIRALSYGLSKAALNHMTRCIAEELAPQGVRVNAVNPGVIPTQIAARAGLSDEQVQEWLEFHKKTHAMRRTGTVEEVAKLVAFLASSDSSFTTGETVLTDGGNHLLVTALD; this comes from the exons ATCCTAACAATTCAGGCAAACTTTGAGGTTGAAAGCGATGTGAAAAAAACTGCAGACCAAACCATACAGAAGTTCAACCAGCTTGATATTTTG GTCAACAACGCAGGAACTGCTTTCTTTGAAGCAGGCTTGGAAGAGACGTTATCATTGGAAATTTTTGATACGACCTTTGCAGTGAATGTCAGAGCACCCCTACAGCTAACCCATCTTCTAACTCCATACTTAATCGCGTCAAAAG GCACTGTTGTTAATAATTCTAGCGTTTATGGAATCAGAACT CCTCCGATCAGGGCGTTAAGCTACGGTTTAAGTAAGGCAGCCCTAAATCACATGACAAGGTGTATCGCTGAAG AACTGGCACCTCAAGGAGTCAGAGTTAATGCAGTAAA cccTGGTGTAATTCCTACTCAAATAGCGGCGCGAGCAGGACTTTCAGATGAGCAAGTCCAAGAG TGGCTGGAGTTCCATAAGAAAACTCATGCCATGCGCAGAACTGGGACTGTTGAAGAAGTGGCTAAACTCGTTGCATTTCTTGCGTCCAGTGACTCGTCCTTTACCACCGGGGAAACTGTCCTGACAGACGGAGGGAATCATCTCTTAGTAACCGCTCTTGATTAG